The following coding sequences lie in one Alicyclobacillus curvatus genomic window:
- a CDS encoding DUF2515 family protein codes for MKGWNRARLAWMMTLSPHRRQISEVVLRLKAEKDLAGRASLPTENRQFNRHKPFDERRLFHTDSLPIEGSRPSKLSPDLRECIEAIRRQTVAENRNNITRTNAYIKFFERHPEIHWALLAHCVSRNGGWCMSDTKGEWFSRMASAKQSRAFFSFLERSNWLIFADAYPQLLLYEESRRRRENLSFVLPLFGVSRFMEVMWDLFWETGNSHLLTRALIINEQNHIESRVVRDSDYEATVESSLQFHIDSLLNLNQVLIPYRMNGKTHMAGTTMRHFHAMHDRIETGLRLYRILYQHERIHQAIVEFMVGIPHTASRADYWPERFTAVKPITVAETYQPRFTENGTADKIYSPTLEDAWSDVAQEPAEPGDWFRDISWAIYLFTSVPDSPMDISQDYINKLKTIERTILLTEKAAKALHAT; via the coding sequence ATGAAGGGTTGGAATCGCGCTCGTTTGGCTTGGATGATGACATTGTCCCCGCATCGTCGACAGATATCCGAGGTTGTCCTGCGGTTGAAGGCGGAAAAGGACCTGGCAGGTCGAGCCAGCCTGCCTACTGAAAACCGGCAGTTCAACCGTCACAAACCGTTCGATGAACGTCGTCTGTTTCATACAGACAGTCTGCCGATTGAAGGCAGCCGACCGTCGAAACTATCGCCAGACCTTCGCGAGTGCATCGAGGCAATACGGCGTCAAACCGTTGCCGAAAACCGGAATAATATTACAAGAACAAATGCTTATATCAAGTTCTTCGAGCGGCACCCGGAGATTCACTGGGCACTTCTTGCGCACTGTGTCTCGCGAAACGGGGGTTGGTGCATGAGCGACACCAAAGGCGAATGGTTCTCACGGATGGCATCCGCAAAGCAGAGCCGGGCCTTTTTTTCATTTCTCGAACGCTCCAACTGGTTGATTTTCGCAGACGCGTATCCGCAATTATTGTTGTACGAAGAGAGTCGGCGACGGCGGGAAAACCTCAGTTTTGTCCTTCCATTATTCGGTGTTTCCAGGTTCATGGAGGTCATGTGGGACCTGTTCTGGGAAACGGGAAATTCTCATCTGCTGACTAGGGCGCTCATTATCAATGAACAAAATCACATCGAATCCCGTGTCGTCAGAGACTCTGACTACGAGGCCACCGTTGAATCGTCACTGCAATTCCATATCGATTCCCTACTCAATCTCAACCAAGTGCTGATTCCTTATCGCATGAATGGTAAGACACACATGGCCGGGACTACGATGCGGCACTTTCATGCCATGCACGACCGCATCGAAACCGGACTGCGTTTGTACCGCATCCTTTATCAGCATGAACGCATTCATCAGGCGATTGTCGAGTTCATGGTCGGGATTCCCCACACTGCATCAAGAGCGGATTACTGGCCAGAGCGGTTCACAGCCGTAAAACCAATCACCGTGGCTGAAACATACCAGCCACGATTTACCGAGAATGGCACTGCGGACAAGATTTACAGCCCTACGCTTGAGGACGCCTGGTCAGACGTAGCGCAAGAGCCCGCAGAACCAGGGGACTGGTTTCGCGATATCAGTTGGGCGATTTATCTGTTCACATCCGTTCCAGATTCTCCGATGGACATCAGTCAAGACTATATCAACAAATTAAAAACCATCGAGAGGACCATCTTGCTGACAGAAAAAGCTGCTAAGGCTCTTCACGCCACATGA